One Ferribacterium limneticum genomic window, GCTTGTCCTCGCCGAGGAAGCGGCTGATCACGTCGTTGTAGGCCTCGGCCGCATCGGTATCCTTCTGGTGGATGACCGGCGAGCCCTGGTTGGAGGCTTGCAGGACTTCTTCCGATTCCGGAATGACGCCGATGATGGGCACCCGGAGGATTTCCTGGATGTCCTTGTACGACAGCATTTCGCCGGCCTCGACGCGGGTCGGGTTGTAGCGCGTGATGAGCAGGTGTTCCTTGATCGGGTCGCGGCCTTCGATGGCACGCCGCGACTTGGCCTGCAGGATGCCGAGGATGCGGTCGGAGTCGCGCACGGACGAGACTTCCGGGTTGGTCACGACGAGTGCTTCGTCGGCGAAGGTCAGGGCCATGATGGCGCCCGATTCGATACCGGCCGGCGAGTCGCAGACGATGTAGTCGAAGCCCTGGTGTTCGAGTTCCTTGATGACTTTCTCGACGCCTTCCTCGGTCAGCGCATCCTTGTCGCGCGTTTGCGAGGCGGGCAGCACGTAGAGATTGTCGGCGTGCTTGTCCTTGATCAGCGCCTGGGTCAGCGTCGCCTCGCCGTTGATGACGTTGATCAGGTCATAAACGACGCGGCGTTCGCAGCCCATGATCAGGTCGAGATTGCGCAGGCCGACGTCGAAGTCGATGACGGCCGTCTTGAAGCCGCGCTGGGCGAGGCCGGTGGAAAAGCTGGCGCTGGTGGTGGTCTTGCCGACCCCGCCTTTGCCGGAAGTTACGACGACGATTCTGGTCACGTGAGTTCTCGCTGGGTAGGTTATGAAAAGGAGTCGCGTCGAAACGCGCGATTAACGGAGGGCCAGGGCCGCGACGGTCAGGCGGCTTTCGCCACCGTCCTCGATCAGGCAGACGGTCGCCGGCTGGCGGGCGAGTTCGGCGGGAACGCCGGCCTCGAAAGTGCGGTAGATGCCGGCCACGGAAACCAGTTCCGCTTCCAGGCAGGTGGTGAAGATGCGGGCTGTCTTGTCGCCGCTGGCGCCTGCCAGGGCGCGGCCGCGCAGCGGGGCGTAGACGTGGATGTTGCCGTCGGCGATGACCTCGGCGCCGGCGCTGATCATGGCCGTGACGATCAGGTCGCTGCCCTTGGCGTAGAAACGCTGGCCGGAGCGCAGCGGTTTGTCGAGCGTGACGGTGCGCGGGGCGGGTTCGGGAGCGGGCGGCGGGGCGACGATCGGTGCCGGTTCTGGCGCGGTGGCGGGCGGCGGCGCTTCGGCTGCTTTCGGACGGGCCGTGCTGCGGCCCAGAGCATCGGCGCCAACTGCCGGCAGACCGGCGGCAAGCGCCGTGCTGGCCAACTCCTCCGGTAGGCCGCGTGTGGCGATGGCGTGTAGGCCGGAACCGCGCAGCAAATCGCAAATCCCGGCCAAATCGGGGCTATCCGGTAGATTTTCGGCGGGGCTGAAATCAAGGACCGCTAGCTCGTTCTCGAAAAAGTCCGGGCTATTGCCGGTCAGTTCGCCCAGTGCGGCGTGCAGCGTGGCGAGGTCGGTGGTACGGAGCTGTGTCTGGATGATCTTGAGCGAAGTGCCCTTGAACTGAATCGGTGCGTCTTTGGCCATGCCTGCTGCGGTGTTGCGGAAAGGGGCGCGATTATCCCATAGGCGACCAGTGTAAAAAATGAAACTTGTGTAACGGTGCGTTCCGGTGCAGGCCAATGCAGAATGGATAGAGATGGGCTGGGGCGAGTCGCAGCAAGCGGGTAAAATGACGGTTTTTGCCGAAAGCCAGCCCATGCTGAACAAGCTCTCCGCCTTCCCCGGTGTTCACGGCCCGGTCGTCATCATCGTCATGGACGGCTACGGCCTGCCCAAGACCGATGTCGGCAGCGCCATCGCCGCCGCCCGCAAGCCGACACTCGACCGCCTTTTCGCCAACTACCCGAATATCCGCCTGCGCGCCCACGGTACGGCCGTCGGCATGCCGTCCGACGACGACATGGGCAATTCCGAAGTTGGCCACAACGCCATCGGCGCCGGTCAGGTTTACAGCCAGGGCGCCTCGCTGGTCTCGAACGCCATTGCTTCCGGCGCCATCTGGCAGGGCGAGGCGTGGCAGCAGATCATTGCCGGCGCAAAGGCCGGTCGCGGCGTGTTGCATTTGCTGGGGCTGTTCTCCGACGGCAACGTGCACAGCCATATCGACCATCTCAAAGCCATGGTCGTCCAGGCCAAGGCTGAAGGAATCAAGACCGTGCGCGTGCACGCCCTGCTTGATGGCCGCGATGTGCCGGAAACCAGTGCGCTCGATTACGTCGTGCCGTTTGAAGCCTTTCTCGCCGAGATCAGCGCCGACGGCTTCGATGCCCGCATCGCCTCGGGCGGTGGCCGCCAGTACATCACCATGGATCGCTACGACGCCAACTGGGCGATGGTCGAAAAGGGCTGGAAGACGCACGTGCTCGGCCTGGGCACGCAGTTCCCGAACGCGACTGCTGCGGTCAACGGCCTGCGCGAGCAAAATCCGGGCACCATCGACCAGGATCTGCCGGAATTCGTCATCGCCGACGGTGGCAAGGCCATCGGTACCATCGAGGACGGCGATTCGGTCGTCTTCTTCAACTTCCGTGGCGACCGCGCCATCGAAATCACGCGGGCCTTCGAGGAAGCGGCTTTCGACAAGTTCGACCGCATCCGCGCCCCGCAGGTGACCTACGCCGGCATGCTGCAATACGACGGCGACCTCAAGCTGCCGGCCCGTTTCCTGGTCGCCCCGCCGGCGATCAAAGACACGACGGGCGAATGGTTCGCCAAGTCGGGCATCGCGCAGTTTGCCTGCTCGGAAACGCAGAAATTCGGTCACGTCACCTATTTCTGGAACGGCAACCGCTCCGGCAAGTTCGACGGCGAAACCTGGCAGGAAGTGCCGAGCGACGTCGTGCCTTTCGAGCAGCGCCCGTGGATGAAGGCGGCCGAAATCGCCGATGCCATGATCGCCGCCATCCAGTCCGGCCAGTACCAGACCCTGCGCTGCAATTTCGCCAACGGCGACATGGTCGGCCACACCGGCAACTTCTACGCCGCGACGCTCGCCGTCGAAGCCGTCGACCTGTCGCTGGCCCGCGTGCTCCAGGCCGTCGATGCGGCCGGCGGTGTGGCGCTGATCACGGCCGACCACGGCAATGCCGACGAAATGTTCGAACTGGACAAGAAGACCAAGCTGCCGGCCATGAACAAGGACGGCTCGTTCAAGGCCAAGACCGCGCACACGCTGAACCCCGTGCCGCTAATCCTCTACGACAACGTGAGTGGCGGCAAACTGGGTCTCAAGCAGACGGAAACGGCCGGCCTGTCGAACATCGCCGCCACCGTTGCCAACCTGCTCGGGCTGGAGAAGCATGCAGCCTGGGACGACAGCGTGCTCGATATCAAATAAGGAATTCCGGCACAAGAAAATGGGCGTCTTGCCGTGTGGCAGACGCCCATTTCATTTTTTGCGATTTTTTCCGGTTGACCGTGGCAACCGGTCGGCAGCCAGAAAAAACTAGCTTTTCGACTTGCCTTGCGCCTTGTCGAGTTCCGCCAGCAGTCGCAAGGCGCGTTCCCGGTTTTTTTCCTTGGCGGCGGCGCGTTCGGCCACCTTGGCGGCTTCGTCCAGCGACGCCTTGAGCAGCGCTTCGTGCGGTGTCAGGCCGCCCATGGCAGCGCTGAGCATACGCTCGACTTTTTCGTCGAGATCTTTGTCCGGCATCGGAATCTCCATCAGGATCGGCTACAGACTTGGCGCTTCACTCAGGGTGGGCAGCGCCAAGTCGCTATCGTTATTTGACGCCCGGTTTTCGGCCCGGCGCCGGGCGTGGAATATACCCCGAAATCCGGCATTGAAAGCCTTCAATTGCCTTGCCTTTGACGTAGCTGGTCACGCTGCAGCGCGAAATGTCGCCGCGGGCGGATAGCTCGGTCAGCGAGGCGCGGACATCGGCCAGGGGCATATTGATCGCTGCGGCGATATCGAAATCGAGCAACTGGCCATGTTTCTTGAGGTGTTCGAGAACTTTTGTGGCGTGCATCAGGATTCCTTTCGATGGCTTGAACGGGTTTCGCTTCCGCGTTACGACGCGGAATGGATGGCCGCTTTCGGCAATAAAACAAACTCCGCATTTTGTTGCGCCTGCACACGGCGGCCGGGGCAAGGCAAACAAAAAAAGAAGCCCGCACGGGGCGGGCTTAAATCCATTTCTTGGAGGAGATGGAGGAGACAAGGTTCATTATGCCCCCAAGTATTGTGCACCGCAACATGTTTTATGTATCAAATTGTGTCGACGGGTTTTTCGCGACTGGCTAATCGTCGCTTTGGCTCTCTGTGTCGATGTTCCAGCGATTAAACGCAGGCCAAAAAAAGCCCCGCGGCAGGCGCGGGGCTTTCGATTTCGGGAGGCCCGAAAGAATTACTTGGACTTCTTGGTGACGGCAGCGATGTTGGCCTGGGCTGCATCAGCAAATTGCTTGGCCATGGTGTTCATGTTGCCGAAAGCCGAGTTGGCGGCAGCGATGGCGCTCTGGATCGCGGCAACAGCACCTTCGGAACCAGCCGGAGCCGACTTGGTGGCCTTTTCGACCATGCCGGCGATGGACTTCTGGAAGTCACCGAACTGGGCTTCGACCATCTTGGCCAGATCCTGTTGGGTCTGGGCAGTGATTTCATAGACGGAACGCGAGTAGGCAACAGCCTTCTCGACAGCCGGCTGGGCCAGGGCGGTTTGAGCGGCGAGGGCTTCCTTCGGATCCTTGGCACCCATGACCGACTTGACGCCGGAAACGGTATCTTCCAGAGCAGCGCGGGCGGTGTTCAGGTTGAGGGCAGCGATGCGCTCGGCGGATGCCAGGGCGGTGTTGGCGACGGACAACAGGGAGTCAACGGTTGCTTTGTTGGCGGCGGCGAATTGCTCAGGATTGATAGACATGTGTTGTCTCCAGAAAGGGTTATCGGTGTGTTCGGCAACGAGTATAGCGCACAATCTGTGAAAATTGTGCACTGCAACAATTTTGTTGTCGTGGGTGATGCAGGCGTTATTGAACGTGGCCAGCCGACTTCATTTTCGTTTCTGTGAAGAGTCTTGCCAATGCAGGACTTTCGGCTCGGGAGCTTGAAATTCAAGGCGACTATTCTCGGCCGGCTCGAATTGTCGTCCGAGTTCATCTACCAAGCCGGCGACGGCATCCTCAATCATGTCGAGAACCAGCTCGAAGCGTCCGCCGAGGGTGAGGTAGGGATCGGGAACCTCGTCTTCGGTGAAGCGTCTGGCGTAGTCCATGACCAACCTGATTCGCATCAATTGCTCTTCGGTCGCCATGCGCCGCAGGTTGTACAGATTGGTCCGGTCCATGGCCAGGATGAGGTCAAAATAGTCCAGGTCCTGCCAGCCGATACGCCGGGCGCGGATTTGTGACAGGTCATAGCCCTTCGCCCGCGCCACCCGCTGGCTGTTGCCGTCGCAAGCCTCGCCGACGCGATAGCCGTGGGTCCCGGCAGAACAGACCTCGATCCGGTCGGCCAGTCCGTTTTGCTCGATTAACTGGCGCAGTATCGCCTCGGCTGTCGGCGAGCGACAGACGTTGCTCATGCAGACACAGAGGATGCGGAAGGGGGTTTTCATTCGGCCACGGTGGCGCTACTTCAGGTTTCTTTCGCGCACGATGGGGGGCACGAATTTCACTGAAAACCGCCAGCCTTCCGGGGTGGCTTTGAGGAGCAGGGATTTCGACTTGGCCCCGGCGTCGAAGGCGGGTTCATCGCCGAGCAGTTCGATGGCACCAATGCCCTTGATGACGCAGGCGCCGGGAAGGGTGACGAAAGCCGATTCGGCGGCGACCAGAACGAATTGCCCCTCGCGCGATTCCGAACACGACAGCCCTTTTGGCACGGTGGACGGATTCTCTTTCCAGGCCAGGCGAAGCGTTTCCAGGGCGGCGCCGAGTTCGTCGGTGATTTTTGCGGCGAGGGTGACTTCGCGTGACTTGGCGTGGTTCATTTGATTCTCCGGGGGTTCTGGGCGGGGCCGATCAAAGCCACGACAACCAGCGGCCAAGTCCCAGCATCAGGAGTATCGGCAGGTAGGGAAAGGCGACGGTCGGGCGCAAGGCGCTGACCAGGTAACTGCCGAGCAGGGCGCCGCCAGTTGGGCGGCTGGCCAGCCAGTCGGTATGAAGTTGCATGGCGGACGGCGTCGGGTTCGGTTGAGCGAGGCGTGCCTCGACACTGAGCAGGCGATCGGCCAGGCGCGACTGGTAAGTCTTGAAAATGCCTTCCTGTATCCAGCAGATCAGGACCGTGAAGGCGATCCAGGTCAGCGGCAAACCGGTGGCCAGTCCGGCTATGGACAAGGCCAGGCAGGCCAGTTTGATGAACAGGGCGTTTTGTTCGTGCTGCTCGTGATTGTCCTGCAGGGTTTGCCATTCCTTACCCAGTAAGGTGGAACTTTCCATCGGTGTTCTCCTGTGTCGCTGGCTGCACTGAGTCTACAAGAATAGCCGCTGCCGTAGAGAATGGACAAAAAATGCAAAAGGAATATTTTTTGTCGGTGGATGTGAGCGGTATTCTTTGATTAAGTGGGTTGCATGCTTCGGTTTTTTCGAAGCATTGATGATGATGTGTGGGGTGGTTTCAATGTGCCGGGCTCCTTACAATGGTCGCCTGATCTTTCGCCTGGCTATTTCCCCATGCTCGAATTCCTGCTCTCCCCCGAAATCTGGATTGCCTTCTTCACGCTGACCGCGCTGGAGTTGGTACTTGGCATCGACAACATCATTTTCATTTCGATTCTGGTCGACAAGCTGCCCAAGGAAAAACAGGAGGTGGCACGTCGCATCGGCCTGTTTCTCGCCATGTTCATGCGCATCGGGTTGTTGCTGCTGTTGTCGTGGATCGTCGGCCTGACCGAGCCGGTGCTGACGCTGTTCGACTTTGCTATTTCCGGGCGCGACATGATCCTGATCGCCGGCGGCCTGTTCCTGATCTGGAAGAGTACTGGCGAGGTGCACCAGTTGCTCGAAGGCGAGGAGGGCGAGGCCTCGAGCAAGGTGGCGTCGAGCTTTGCTGGCGTCATCGCCCAGATCATCGTCATCGACCTGGTGTTTTCGCTCGACTCGATCATCACGGCGGTCGGCATGGTCAGCGAAGTTGGCGTGATGATCGCCGCCGTCGTCGCCTCGGTCGGCCTGATGATGTTGTTCGCCCGCTCGATCGGCGAATTCGTCTCGAACCACCCGACGATCAAGATGCTGGCGCTGTCATTCCTGGTCGTTGTCGGCGTCGTGCTGATCGCCGATGGTTTCGGTCACCATGTGCCGAAGGGTTACATCTACTTCGCCATGGCCTTCTCGGTCGGTGTCGAAATGCTCAACATCCGCATGCGCAAGAAGACGGTCAAGCCGGTCGATCTGCGTGAACCCTACGTGCGCGAACAGGAAGGAACCTGATCCGGCAAGCTCCCCTCGAGGGCCTCGAAAGCGGGTGCAAAGTCAAAAGTCTCAATCAACTGGGCAATTTGCCGGGTTCGCGCGCTGCCCAGTAGCTGCTCGAATTCCGCACGGTACAACGCGAAATAGACCTGTGAAGCCATGTCGTCAGTCGCCAGCAACTCGCCCAGTTTTCGGATCAGCAGTGTGCTATCGGTCGCCTCACGGGGAGCGGTCGGTAGCGGGGCGGCGCAAATTTCGTCCGGCAGGCTGTCGAGTTGGGCTATGAATTTGGCAAGTTCCGGCTTTAAATCGAGCAGGCGCTCACGGGCGAGAGCGGATGCATTGCTCAGCTGCTGCTTGAGTGGTAGTTCGATGCTCTCCGCAATTTCGCGGATTCTTCGAGCGCCAATGCTGGCAGCGCCACCTTTCAGCGAGTGGGCGAGGCTCCGGGCTTCATCGAGGCGGTTGTCATCGAGCGCGCGAAGCAACTCGTCAGCGTTGTCACGGTGGCTGAGTGCGAACAGTTTCAGCAGGCGGCAGTAGCGCGGCAGCTTTCCGGCCACCACTTTTAGCCCCTCTTTGACATCCAGATTTGTTATGCCGTGCAGCGTACGCAGCGTGCCGGCGTCGGGCGCGCTAGGCGCTGCAGGGGCAGACGTATTTGACGGCGGGCGCGTAGACTCGATGCGAATCCAGCGCAGCAGCGTGGCGTACAGCTTCTCCGGGGTGACCGGTTTGGCAAGGTGGTCGTTCATGCCTGCCCCCAGGCAGATATCCCGATCCTCGTTAAATGCGTTGGCCGTCATGGCAATGATGGGAACCGACGTGTGCCCGGGCATGCGGCGAATAGCTTGGGTTGCTTCGATGCCATCCACATTGGGCATCTGGATATCCATCAGGATAAGGTCGTAGTCACTGCTACTGGCCAGGTCGATGGCTTGTTGGCCGTCCGCCGCAACGTCAACGTGCATGCCGATATCCCTGAGAAGTTCGGTGGCAACCTCCTGATTGACTTGGTTGTCCTCGGCCAGCAGGACGCGGCGACCGTTCAGTGGGGCCAGGTTTAGGCTGTCCTGATGGTGAAGGAGGGGCTCCATGTAGCGGGCGGGGCCGAGCAGGGCATGGTTCAGCGCCTCATGCAGGTCCGATGGCATAACGGGTTTGTTCAGCTGGTAAACGATGCCGGCTTCATTCAGGCGCGCCTGCGGCCAGTCACGGCCATAGGCCGTAACCAGTACGATGCGGGGGATTCCCTTGCCGATGCGGAGAATGCGGCGTGCGGTTTCGATGCCGTCCATGCCGGGCATTGCCCAGTCGGTCAGGATGACATCAAAGGTTTTTCCCTGAGCGAGTGCAGCTTCGACACAACGCAACGCAGCCTCGCCCGACTCGGCAGTGCTGACTTGTGCCCGGTAGCTTTGTAACATGTGGCTCATCGCGTCGCGGGCGTTGATATCGTCGTCAATGACCAGAACATTGAGTCCTTCGGGCAGGCTTCCCCGGGGCAGCTGGTTTATCTGGCTGATGGCATGTTGAAAAGGAATTTCGCACCAGAAAGTGCTGCCTTTCCCCGGGGTGCTGAAGACGCCGATCTCTCCTCCCATGAGCTTGGTCAGTCGCTTGCAGATGGCCAGACCAAGTCCGGTCCCGCCATATCTGCGCGTGGTCGAAGAATCGGCTTGTTCGAAGGCCTGAAAAATCCGGATCTGTTGATCCGGCGTCAGCCCGATGCCAGTGTCAGTGACTTCGAAGCGCACATGTAGGCTGGTCGCGTCTTGCGCCATAAGGCGAGCGCTGAGGATGATGCTGCCGTGCTCGGTGAATTTGATTGAATTGCTGGCGAAATTGGCGAGTATCTGGCTGAGGCGCATGGCGTCGCCATGGACGAACTCGGGAATGTCCGGGTCGATGCGGTCGATCAATTCCAGATTCTTGTTTTCCGCCTGGATGCCGATCAGGTTGTTCAACTGGCGAAATATCTGGCTGAATTCAAAGTCGCCGGGGTCGAGCGTCAGCTTGTCAGCCTCGATTTTCGAGAAGTCGAGGATGTCGTTGAGTATACCGAGCAGGTGTTGTGCAGCCTGGTTGATCTTGTTGAGCTGGCTGTTGGCGTGAGCGCTCTCGACATCCCGGTGTAGCAGGTGGGTCAGCCCGATGATCGCGTTCATCGGTGTTCGGAGTTCGTGGCTCATGTTGGCCAGGAAGGCGCTTTTGGCGCGGTTTGCTGACTCGGCAACATCCTTTGCCTGTTCGAGTTCCTGAGTCCTTTGGTAGACGACCTCCTCAAGGTGTTCGCGGTGTTGCTGCAAGGCATGGGCCGCATTTTTCCGTTTGGCGATTTCTTCGAGCAACTCCGCGTGATTGGTTTGTAATTCACTGCGCATGGTTGCGAAGCTGCTGACCAGCGCACCGATCTCATCGTTGCCAACGGATGGGAGCGGGGTGTCATAGCGTCCTCTGGCTAGTGCGCTGGAGGCGGAGACAAGGCGGCTGGCCGGGCGGATCACGGTAAGTTCCAGAACGACAGCGATGATCACGGTCAGGGCGAGGACGATGGCCAGCAGCAGGTAGAGCAATTCGTGATGATGGGCGAGGTTGTCGGCAATGAAGGGTTGCATGTCGACGGTTACCTGCAACTGGCCGAGATCCTTGTCGAGGAAACGAATCGGGCGTTTCAGGGTGTGCGCTATCGCCTGATCTGGCGGCTGCTGGCCCGAGGGGGCTGGCTGAAGGGGGTAGAGCTGCTGCCCGTCGGCGTTGATCAGCCTAATTTGCTGCCATTCCCCGTTGCGTGTTTTGACGGCGTCGAGATTCTCGTAAATATTTGCCAACTGGTCACTGAGAAGCAGCGGGACAAGTCCTTCCGCCACGCTATCGATATGCCGTTCAATCAGGCGGAGATTGCTTTCTTCCGCGTTGCGAATCGAATCCGGTATCCAGGTGAATTGCAGGAGTCCGCCAATCAGCGCGCCGATCAGAATCAATGGCAACAGGAGTTTCTGGCGAAGTTTCATGGCCGTATCGGCTAGTCACTCAAATAAGCTTCCAAGCCCAGTTTCTTCAAAGGCAAGTAATCCTGCATCGAGGTGGAGACTGGATCTGGCATCGGTATGGTTTGCAGGAGTCTCTTGCCATCCTGGGTTGTGGCGAGCCCCAGCAGGGATTGCTGTAGCGACTGACGCACCCTGGCCGGCACTTGGGGGTGGGCGACAATCGGGTGAGACGGCATGTCACGCGTGGTGTGGAGTATGCGCAGCGCGTCCTGTACCGTCTTTTCCTGCACCTGCAGCGTCTTTTCGACGCCGCCACCGGCCGGAAGCTGGCCGGTCGCAACTTGCAGATAGACGGAACTATGCGACTTGACGTCGACCGGGGTGAGTCTTGTCTTGAATGTCTGTTCCAGTTCGGCGCGCAACAACAGGCAGGCGCCCAGCGCATCGAGCGCGGGAACGGCTAGCTTGGCGCCGTTGAGTTCAGCCGGCGTCCTGAGCGGGCTGTCATTGCGAACGACCAGTATGCCCCGCAGTGGCTGCTGGTCGCGGACGAGCGGGATATAGCCCTGACGCTGGTCCTTCTTTACTACGAGGTAGGGATTGATGTAGGCGAAATCGAAGCGGCCCTTGGCAAGTTCGTTCTCGAAGTCGGGTACGGTCAGGGTAGCAACCAGTTTGAGCTTGTAGCCGGTGCGCCGGCTGAGTTCGTCAACGACAGGCTGCCATATGGCGAACAGCTTGCGTTGTTCGTATTGGGGAGCGACGGCGAAGGTGTAGCTCTCTTCGGTCTTCGCCGGACCGCTGAGCAGCAGTGCGAAGATGAGCAGAAGGGAGGTGATGGCGCGCAAGGAATCCATGTGAGGCTCCGGATTTTTTGTATTTGTTATTTATAGATTATCTGCCTCATTTGTCTCCAGGTAAAAGCATTTTCATGGCTTGGCGCCGCCTATTTTTTGGACGATCATGGGCCCCGATGATCGGCATGAAGTGCAGATCTTTTTGCGCTTCGCCTCTTGATCAGACCGGCGAGAGGATGGCGACGACGCGGCCCGGTTCGATGCGGATCGAACGAAGCAGCCAGCGGGCGGCCTTCTCCTGGGCGGTGCCGTCTTCGCGCAGGATGTAAACTGGCTTCGCGCGGAAATAATTGCTCATCAACTGGGTCACAGCCTGGCGGGCCATTGGTTCCGACTCGCGGCCGATGGCTTGCGATTGGACCGAGTGGGCAACCGGGTTTTCGAGGAAAAAAGCCTTGGCGTTGTCGTCGTAGCGGATGCCGGAGGTGCCTTCGAAGGCGACCGGAACGGGTGGGCTGCCGAGCAGCGAGACATTGATGCGGGCTGACAGCGTGGCTCTGCCTTCCGGGGTGCCGAGGAAAATCCGGGGTGGCTCGATGAGCGACACGACAACGAGGCCGTTGCCGTAGCTTTTCTGCATCGTGCCGCTCTTTTCCACCTGAGTCTGGATATCGGCCTCGGAAAAGTAGATTTCGCGTTCGAGAAAGCCGGCGCCCCACAAGGTGCCGCTGGCGAACAGGGCCAGCGCGGTTAGCGCCGCTCTCAGTCTGATGCTTGTATTCATGCGTGTCCTCAATTCGTCCCGGCGGTCTTGCCCGCCCATTTGCGTCGGTAGTGTACCGGTGCCATGCCGGTCCATTCGACAAAGGCACGATAAAAGGCCGATGTGTCGGCGTAGCCCAGATCGGCGGCAACCTGGGCAATCGAATCCTTGCTCTTGGTCAGGCGGGCCAGCGCCATGTCGCGGCGCAGGGCGTCCTTGATGCCGCGAAAGCTCGAACCTTCTTCTTCGAGCCGGCGGTGGATGGTGCGCGGCGAGAGGTAGAGACGGTCGGCGATGTCGTCGAGGCTCAGCGTGGCGGGCAGGGCGGCGCGCAGCAGGTCGCGGACGCGGATCACCATTTCGCGGTCGCGCCGATAGAGCATCGTGATCTTGCCCGGGGCGCCCTCGAGGAAGGTGGTTAGCGCCGCGTCATCGCGGCGGATGGGCAGGTCGAGCAGGTTGGCGTTGAAGCTGGCGACCAGCGTGCCGACGCCGCCGGGAACGGTCGGGGCGAAGCGCGAATCCTCGGTGAAGATCAGCGGGTAGTCGGCCGAGTGGGCCGGTCGGCGGTAGGGGAAAATGACGCTGTCGAGCCCGATGCCGCGCCCGGCCAGCCAGCAGGCCAGGCCGTGCAGCAGGCGAAGCAGCCATTCGAAGGCGAAGATGCGGCCGGGGTCGTCGGAGCTGTCGGCGAGCTTGCGTGTTTCGGCGATGACCAGCTCGGCATGGCCGTGCGAGCGCCGCACGCTGACCGCCAGATCGGGCAAGACGACATGCAGGAAACGGCTGGCCCGGTTGAGCGCGTCGGCAAGGGTCGGTGCGCTGAGGCAGCCGCGGCACAGGAACTCGAAGCTGCCGATGCGCATGGGCTGGGCGAACAGGCCGAAACCCTCGTCGTCGAGCTCACGGTTCAGTCGGTTGTAGAGGGCGGCGTAGCGGTCGATGGGAATCCGGCTGGCGGTGTCTGCAATATTGATCCCGGTGGCGGCGAGCAGGGGGGCTGGGTTGATCTGGCGGCGAGTCAGGCCGGCCAGCATTCCGGTAACAAAACCCATTGCAACAGTGGCTTGCGTTCGGGCTGGGGATTCCTGGTTGGTGCTATGCAGCATTTTGGCCATTTTTTCCGGTTCACCGTCGCACTGTATCACCTTGGCGGAATTTGCACGATTGTCGTCATTCGCAACAATGGCGCCGTGCCAAAAGCGGCCTACCATGGGCGCCTTTCCCCCTTATCGTTGAGGCAGGCGTCATGACCGATCTTTCCGTTGCCAAGAAGCTTTCCCCGTACAAGCCGAAGAACAAGGTGCGTTTCGTCACTGCCGCCTCGCTGTTTGACGGGCACGACGCCTCGATCAACATCATGCGCCGCATTCTGCAATCGACCGGGTCCGAAGTTATCCACCTCGGCCACAACCGCTCGGTGCAGGAAATCGTCAATGCCGCGCTGCAGGAAGACGTGCAGGGTATCTGCATCACCTCGTATCAGGGCGGCCACGTCGAATTTTTCAAGTACATGATCGACCTGTTGAAAGCCAACGGCGGGGCCAACATCAAGGTTTTCGGCGGCGGCGGCGGGGTAATCGTCCCGTCTGAAATCAAGGAGCTCCACGCTTACGGCGTG contains:
- a CDS encoding AraC family transcriptional regulator encodes the protein MLHSTNQESPARTQATVAMGFVTGMLAGLTRRQINPAPLLAATGINIADTASRIPIDRYAALYNRLNRELDDEGFGLFAQPMRIGSFEFLCRGCLSAPTLADALNRASRFLHVVLPDLAVSVRRSHGHAELVIAETRKLADSSDDPGRIFAFEWLLRLLHGLACWLAGRGIGLDSVIFPYRRPAHSADYPLIFTEDSRFAPTVPGGVGTLVASFNANLLDLPIRRDDAALTTFLEGAPGKITMLYRRDREMVIRVRDLLRAALPATLSLDDIADRLYLSPRTIHRRLEEEGSSFRGIKDALRRDMALARLTKSKDSIAQVAADLGYADTSAFYRAFVEWTGMAPVHYRRKWAGKTAGTN
- a CDS encoding DUF1439 domain-containing protein, yielding MNTSIRLRAALTALALFASGTLWGAGFLEREIYFSEADIQTQVEKSGTMQKSYGNGLVVVSLIEPPRIFLGTPEGRATLSARINVSLLGSPPVPVAFEGTSGIRYDDNAKAFFLENPVAHSVQSQAIGRESEPMARQAVTQLMSNYFRAKPVYILREDGTAQEKAARWLLRSIRIEPGRVVAILSPV
- a CDS encoding response regulator, with amino-acid sequence MIIAVVLELTVIRPASRLVSASSALARGRYDTPLPSVGNDEIGALVSSFATMRSELQTNHAELLEEIAKRKNAAHALQQHREHLEEVVYQRTQELEQAKDVAESANRAKSAFLANMSHELRTPMNAIIGLTHLLHRDVESAHANSQLNKINQAAQHLLGILNDILDFSKIEADKLTLDPGDFEFSQIFRQLNNLIGIQAENKNLELIDRIDPDIPEFVHGDAMRLSQILANFASNSIKFTEHGSIILSARLMAQDATSLHVRFEVTDTGIGLTPDQQIRIFQAFEQADSSTTRRYGGTGLGLAICKRLTKLMGGEIGVFSTPGKGSTFWCEIPFQHAISQINQLPRGSLPEGLNVLVIDDDINARDAMSHMLQSYRAQVSTAESGEAALRCVEAALAQGKTFDVILTDWAMPGMDGIETARRILRIGKGIPRIVLVTAYGRDWPQARLNEAGIVYQLNKPVMPSDLHEALNHALLGPARYMEPLLHHQDSLNLAPLNGRRVLLAEDNQVNQEVATELLRDIGMHVDVAADGQQAIDLASSSDYDLILMDIQMPNVDGIEATQAIRRMPGHTSVPIIAMTANAFNEDRDICLGAGMNDHLAKPVTPEKLYATLLRWIRIESTRPPSNTSAPAAPSAPDAGTLRTLHGITNLDVKEGLKVVAGKLPRYCRLLKLFALSHRDNADELLRALDDNRLDEARSLAHSLKGGAASIGARRIREIAESIELPLKQQLSNASALARERLLDLKPELAKFIAQLDSLPDEICAAPLPTAPREATDSTLLIRKLGELLATDDMASQVYFALYRAEFEQLLGSARTRQIAQLIETFDFAPAFEALEGSLPDQVPSCSRT
- a CDS encoding phosphate/phosphite/phosphonate ABC transporter substrate-binding protein, encoding MDSLRAITSLLLIFALLLSGPAKTEESYTFAVAPQYEQRKLFAIWQPVVDELSRRTGYKLKLVATLTVPDFENELAKGRFDFAYINPYLVVKKDQRQGYIPLVRDQQPLRGILVVRNDSPLRTPAELNGAKLAVPALDALGACLLLRAELEQTFKTRLTPVDVKSHSSVYLQVATGQLPAGGGVEKTLQVQEKTVQDALRILHTTRDMPSHPIVAHPQVPARVRQSLQQSLLGLATTQDGKRLLQTIPMPDPVSTSMQDYLPLKKLGLEAYLSD